The sequence GGCGGCGTTTTCAAAATCCAGGGCAATTATCACAAATTTGAACAGGAGCGTGACAAATACCTGGAAGCCCAGGAAAAGAAGCAATCCTCCCTGGCATCAAAAATGCGCAGGGAAGACCAGTGGCTGCGCCAGGGAGCCAAGGCCAGAACCACCAAGGCCAAATACAGGATTGACCAGGCAGAAGAACTGCGCAAAGAACTGTTCGAAATCAAGGCCAGAAACCGGCAGACCGCCCGGATGGACATTGATTTTTCCGGCACAGGACGCCAGACCAGAAAACTGCTCCGGGTGCATAACCTGACCAAGGGATTTAAAGACAATATACTCTTTTCCAACATTACCTTTGAACTGGGGCCGGGGTTCTGTCTTGGCATTGTCGGGGATAACGGATCCGGCAAATCCACTTTTTTGTCCCTGATCGAACAAAGCATGGAACCGGACCACGGAACTGTAAAATGGGCGGAAAACCTTAAAACAGCCACCTACCACCAGGAACGCACCCAACTTGACCCGGCAATGCCCCTGCGGGATGCGCTGAATCCGGCAGGCGGCGATTCCGTCAATTACAAGGGCCGCCCCATTCATGTTGCCTCCTGGGCCAAACGATTTCTTTTCATGCCTGACCAGCTGGACATGCCGGTAGGACGGCTTTCCGGCGGGGAAAAGGCAAGAATCGTTCTGGCTGAAATCATGCGGCAGCCCTGTGATCTGCTGCTTTTGGACGAACCCACCAATGATCTTGACATCCTCTCCCTGGAAGTATTGGAAACCTCCATCAAAGAATTTGAGGGCGCAGTGATCATTGTCTCCCATGACCGGTATCTCATGGACCGGGTCTGCCATCGCATGCTCTACCTGGATAACACTGAAACACCGAAGTTTTACAGGGATTTCAGCCAGATTCTCAAGGCCCGCGCTGCCCGGGAAAAAGCCCGGCAGCCTGTGGCGGAAAAAAATAAAAAGAAGGCAACCAAACCCGCCCCGGCCAAAAAACGGTTGTTTTCCTTTAAAGACAAATATGAACTGGAACATATAGAAGAAAAAATTCTGGATGCAGAACAACGTGTTGAAGACTTTTCCGAACAAGTTCAGCAACCTGACGTCATCCAGAACCCTGCCCTTCTGGCAGACACCTGTAAAAAACTGGAGCAGGCCCAGTCCCTGGTGCAATCACTTTATTCACGCTGGGAAGAACTCGAAGAAAAAAAAGCGGCAACTGGTGAGAATTAAAATCAAAAGGAGGCAACTATGAAAGAAACCGCTACCGCTACCTTTGCCGGTGGATGCTTCTGGTGCATCGCATCGGCATTTGACGGCACAAAAGGCGTTGAAAAAATTGTATCCGGCTACATGGGCGGCGATGTGGACAATCCAAGCTACGAGCTTGTATGCACAGGCCAAACAGGCCAT comes from uncultured Desulfobacter sp. and encodes:
- a CDS encoding ABC-F family ATP-binding cassette domain-containing protein gives rise to the protein MTVLVSVKELCKAYGDDTLFTGLSFDIKPGEKLGLIGMNGSGKSTLLKIICGLSTPDEGEVSVQPGQCLVYLAQEDEFDTALSVEQVLFNSLASLDLQEKERHRRVNRALGLGGFTNAAIKTKELSGGWRKRLAITRAFCLEPDLLLLDEPTNHLDIAGILWLEQMLLTARFSFVAVSHDRAFLETVCSHTMEIARYYQGGVFKIQGNYHKFEQERDKYLEAQEKKQSSLASKMRREDQWLRQGAKARTTKAKYRIDQAEELRKELFEIKARNRQTARMDIDFSGTGRQTRKLLRVHNLTKGFKDNILFSNITFELGPGFCLGIVGDNGSGKSTFLSLIEQSMEPDHGTVKWAENLKTATYHQERTQLDPAMPLRDALNPAGGDSVNYKGRPIHVASWAKRFLFMPDQLDMPVGRLSGGEKARIVLAEIMRQPCDLLLLDEPTNDLDILSLEVLETSIKEFEGAVIIVSHDRYLMDRVCHRMLYLDNTETPKFYRDFSQILKARAAREKARQPVAEKNKKKATKPAPAKKRLFSFKDKYELEHIEEKILDAEQRVEDFSEQVQQPDVIQNPALLADTCKKLEQAQSLVQSLYSRWEELEEKKAATGEN